In Bufo gargarizans isolate SCDJY-AF-19 chromosome 6, ASM1485885v1, whole genome shotgun sequence, a single genomic region encodes these proteins:
- the UNC93B1 gene encoding protein unc-93 homolog B1 isoform X2 codes for MQLILHYDETYREVKYGNMGLQDIDNKMLMGINVTPIAALLYTPVLIRYFGTKWMLFLSSGIYALFVSTNYWERYYTLVPSATVIGAMIVPFWASIGNYITRMAQRYYEFANYKEENMREQRKLPRGASHKYIIIFQSIFFSVFHLCFILSQFPVYFFLGRFLYGYNHTLCDVKQCGASIPHGLLPGFNVTVLHSLPSSVNLIYMESVLMLVALSSMLLILILCGSAYRPTEEIDLRSIGWGNIFQLPFKHARDYRLRCLSPYFLYTGFEVLFACTGFALGYGVCSIGLENLPHILTAYGLSACVFSSFALLFLRLPRQIPLLVGPLLHSCILIGLFFWSPTPKDQSQSPVLYLVAVLWGMGSAMNKTSVSILIGMFYEDKGRQDFVFTIYHWLQALAIFIVYLWSGLPMMAKLGLVLASALISVLSYLWMEHKISLKVQPRIPKIPSPRHKVKGYRYLEEENSDESDSEEEGNNSDIAGGEISASEEDYREQPLQRRRTHKKSSCYEQAVAE; via the exons GTACTTTGGTACAAAATGGATGCTGTTCCTCTCCTCTGGGATCTATGCTTTGTTTGTCTCCACCAACTACTGGGAAAGATACTACACACTTGTCCCTTCTGCTACAGTCATTGGAGCCATGATTGTCCCCTTCTGGGCATCAATAGGCAACTACATTACCAG AATGGCTCAAAGATATTATGAATTTGCTAATTATAAAGAGGAGAACATGCGAGAACAGCGCAAGCTGCCACGAGGAGCCAGCCACAAGTATATCATCATATTTCAGAGCATTTTCTTTTCTGTCTTCCAT CTGTGCTTTATTTTGTCCCAGTTCCCAGTTTACTTCTTCCTTGGTAGATTCTTATATGGGTATAACCACACATTATGTGATGTCAAGCAGTGTG GTGCATCCATCCCACATGGACTTCTTCCAGGGTTTAATGTGACTGTCCTACATTCTCTGCCTTCCAGTGTGAATCTTATCTATATGGAAAGTGTGCTCATGTTGGTTGCTCTGTCATCTATGCTACTG ATCCTGATCCTCTGTGGTTCAGCATATCGGCCAACTGAAGAGATTGACCTCCGAAGTATCGGCTGGGGTAACATTTTCCAGTTACCCTTCAAGCATGCCAGAGACTATCGCCTGCGCTGTTTGAGTCCTTACTTCCTTTACACTGGATTTGAGGTTCTGTTTGCCTGCACTGGGTTTGCTTTG GGTTATGGGGTATGCTCAATTGGGCTGGAGAATCTTCCACATATCCTAACAGCTTATGGTCTTTCAGCCTGCGTCTTCTCTTCTTTTGCACTTTTGTTTCTTCGCCTTCCTCGACAAATCCCATTGTTAGTTGGACCATTACTCCATTCCTGTATCCTGATTGGACTGTTTTTCTGGAGTCCAACTCCCAAGGACCAGTCACAGAGTCCTGTGCTGTATTTGGTGGCTGTCCTGTGGGGTATGGGCAGTGCTATGAACAAGACCAGTGTCAGCA TTTTAATAGGGATGTTTTATGAGGATAAAGGACGTCAAGACTTTGTGTTCACTATCTACCACTGGCTCCAAGCACTCGCTATATTTATTGTATATCTCTGGTCTGGACTACCCATGATG GCAAAACTGGGATTAGTACTGGCCTCTGCCTTGATATCGGTTCTCTCATACCTATGGATGGAGCATAAGATTAGCCTAAAGGTACAACCTCGAATCCCTAAGATTCCTTCCCCACGTCACAAAGTAAAAGGCTACCGTTACCTGGAAGAAGAGAATTCTGATGAGTCTGACTCTGAAGAGGAGGGAAATAACAGTGACATAGCCGGGGGCGAAATATCAGCAAGTGAAGAAGACTACAGAGAGCAGCCACTTCAGAGGAGGAGAACACACAAAAAGAGCAGCTGTTATGAGCAAGCTGTGGCGGAATAA